The Synchiropus splendidus isolate RoL2022-P1 chromosome 8, RoL_Sspl_1.0, whole genome shotgun sequence genome has a window encoding:
- the lbhl gene encoding uncharacterized protein lbhl, with amino-acid sequence MPPVPTVEEPGFSSVDLCQDGGDRCRQTVREMEELCSQTADDMERKDQRAPFQIFPEPVEVVLIPDVSLHSLDSSQEKERLPSIVVEPTEVSEVESGELRWPPEAGDLEEDEEDLFLEQCIPPANIADWGEEDEDETTLIHSQQTGLTLIDLQSDAFRDETPTLPPSSAPAFN; translated from the exons ATGCCACCGGTACCTACCGTGGAGGAGCCCGGCTTCTCTTCCGTGGATCTGTGCCAGGACGGAGGAGACCGCTGCCGCCAGACCGTGAG agagatggaggagttATGCAGCCAAACTGCCGATGACATGGAGAGGAAGGACCAGAGAGCACCGTTTCAG ATCTTTCCGGAGCCCGTGGAGGTGGTCCTGatccccgacgtctccctccACAGCCTGGACAGCAGCCAGGAGAAGGAGCGGCTGCCCTCCATCGTGGTGGAGCCCACGGAGGTGAGCGAGGTGGAGAGCGGCGAGCTGCGCTGGCCGCCAGAGGCCGGGGacctggaggaggacgaggaggacctCTTCCTGGAGCAGTGCATCCCCCCGGCCAACATCGCAGACTGGGGCgaagaggacgaggacgagACCACCCTCATCCACAGCCAGCAGACGGGCCTGACTCTGATCG ACCTCCAGTCGGACGCGTTCCGGGACGAGACGCCGACCCTGCCGCCCAGCAGCGCCCCGGCCTTCAACTGA
- the polr2i gene encoding DNA-directed RNA polymerase II subunit RPB9 encodes MDLEGGNYEPGFVGIRFCQECNNMLYPKEDKENRILLYACRNCDYQQEADNSCIYVNKITHEVDELTQIIADVSQDPTLPRTEDHPCPKCGHKEAVFFQSHSMKAEDAMRLYYVCTAPHCGHRWTE; translated from the exons ATGGACTTAGAAGGAGGGAATTATGAGCCTGGGTTCGTTGGCATCCGGTTTTGTCAAGAATG CAACAACATGCTGTACCCCAAGGAAGACAAGGAGAACCGGATCTTGCTGTATGCC TGCAGGAACTGTGACTACCAGCAGGAGGCAGACAACAGCTGCATCTACGTCAACAAGATCACCCACGAGGTTGA TGAGTTGACACAAATCATCGCTGATGTGTCGCAGGACCCGACATTACCCCGAACAGAAGACCATCCCTGTCCAAA GTGCGGTCACAAGGAGGCAGTGTTCTTCCAGTCACACAGTATGAAGGCCGAG GACGCCATGAGACTCTACTACGTCTGCACAGCGCCACACTGTGGCCACAGATGGACAGAATAG